From one Streptomyces spiramyceticus genomic stretch:
- a CDS encoding histidine phosphatase family protein: MATLILLRHGRSTANTAGLLAGWTPGVSLDERGAAQAAALPDRLAGLPLAAAVTSPLQRCHETLRPLLDARPGLPLHTDERIGECHYGDWSGRKLAELADEPLMAAVQQHPSSVTFPGGESMRAMQARAVDAVRDWNARIEAEYGEDAIYLMCSHGDIIKSVVADALGLHLDLFQRIHVDPCSLTAIRYTGQRPFLLRLGDTGDFASLAPRENGNGGDAAVGGGAGAP; encoded by the coding sequence ATGGCCACGCTGATACTCCTGCGCCACGGACGCTCCACCGCCAACACCGCCGGGCTGCTCGCCGGCTGGACGCCGGGCGTCTCCCTCGACGAGCGCGGCGCCGCCCAGGCGGCCGCGCTCCCCGACCGGCTGGCCGGGCTGCCGCTGGCGGCCGCCGTCACCAGCCCGCTCCAGCGCTGCCACGAGACGCTCCGGCCGCTGCTCGACGCACGGCCCGGACTCCCGCTGCACACCGACGAGCGGATCGGGGAGTGCCACTACGGCGACTGGTCGGGCCGCAAGCTCGCGGAGCTCGCCGACGAGCCGCTGATGGCCGCTGTGCAGCAGCACCCGTCGTCCGTCACGTTTCCCGGCGGGGAGTCGATGCGGGCCATGCAGGCGCGCGCGGTCGACGCCGTGCGGGACTGGAACGCCCGGATCGAGGCGGAGTACGGCGAGGACGCCATCTATCTGATGTGCTCGCACGGGGACATCATCAAGTCCGTCGTGGCCGACGCCCTCGGCCTCCATCTCGACCTGTTCCAGCGGATTCACGTGGACCCGTGTTCCCTGACGGCCATCCGTTACACCGGTCAGCGGCCCTTTCTCCTGCGCCTCGGGGACACCGGCGACTTCGCCTCCCTGGCGCCGCGCGAGAACGGCAATGGCGGGGACGCGGCCGTAGGAGGCGGCGCAGGCGCACCGTGA